GTTTATTTTATGCAAAATGGTGATCCATTAAAAATTCAAGCATTAATTAGTAAGTTTCAGGGATCAACTGGTTCAATTTCTATTTATAAAGATTTAAAAGCGTTAGTATTTACCGATAAGTCATATAATATTAAATCGCTCATGACTATTGTTAAAGAATTTGATAAACCTTTACCACCTCAAGTGATGTCGGTTATCAAATTAAAGCGAGCAAACGTTGAAGATGTTATTAATCTGTATAAATCATTGCAGCCTCAAAATCCAGCTCCTCAACGAGCTTGGTCTCCCGATGGTAAAGAAACCTATACAGAATTCTTTCCATCAAATGTTGTGTTAGCTCAAGATAAAAGAACAAACACCTTAATTCTTTTAGGTTCTCAAGAAGCTGTTGATCGAATTGAAAAATTCATAATTAAATACATTGATATTGAAGCAAGTGGTGATAAACCACCTGTTTTTGTTTACTACCTTGAATATACCAACGCAGCTGAAATGCAAAAAACATTAACAGCGCTTGTTTCGTATGGAAGTCAAACATCGGCTGGTCAATATGGTGGTGTGCGTGATGGACAAAAATATCTACAACAGATGAATATTGTTGCAGATACGCACTCAAATTCATTGATTATTAATACTAACCAAGAAGATTATAATGCAGTTGCGGATCTTATTAAACAATTAGATGTTCCGCAAAAACAGATTGCCTTAGAAGTTTTAATCGTTCAAATTACTTCAATTAATGATAAGGCGCTTGGTAGTCAAATATCTGGCCCTAATAATGATAATACATTTTTAAGAAATGTGAGTGCTCAAACCTCAGGAATACCTCCGGGAACTGGTATCGTTACAACTGCAGGTGGTAATGGTTTAGCTCAATCAATAAAATCAAGTCTTGCAAGTTTATTAGCAGGTCCTATTGGTGAAGTAGGTTCAACAATATTAACCTTTGGTCAACCAATTTGGGCTGTTTTTAAAATATTAAAAACAATATCGACAACAAAAATTTTATCAAATCCTTTTTTAGTAGTAAGTAACAATTCAAAAGGGTTTATGAAAATCGGAACATCTCGTCGGGTTGTAACCGGGGAAGTTGTTTCTGGAGGAAATACAAGTGCTTCTGGTTACCAATCAGCTGAGGCAAACTTATCCCTTACCATTGTTCCTCAAGTAAATGACCAAAAAATGATTAATCTAGCAATTGCTATTGAAAATAATCAATTCGTTAATCCTGGACCAAACAACGCGGTACAGGATCAAAAATCTATCACTACCATGGCAACAGTAGCTGATGGCGAAGTGTTAGTTCTTGGTGGTATTATGGCTGATAATACGTTAGGTTTTGCGGCTGGGGTGCCTTTCTTTTCAAACATTCCTATTTTTGGTTGGTTTTTTAAGTCAAAAAATACTTCTAACAGAAAGAACATATTTATTACGTTTATTTGTCCAAAAATTATAGATAACATAACAAGCCAAGAAGATGTTCAACGTTATACTCGTAGTAAAATAGAAGAAGCGCAAGATTATCTACGTATTATGAACGAGACTCAAGATGCTGAATCTGGCCAAGATCCTTTAGAGCGAGCTTTTTTTGGTAAGCGAGAAACAAAAGCTGATGATTTAACGGTTGATCGATTAGCTACTCGTGGGGAGCTTGTTTCTGCTCATGAAAATGTGAAAAGAACTAAAAAAGAGTTTGAAAAAAAGAAACCATCAACTTCTTTAAAGAAAACTAAGATTAAAAATCAACCAACTACAAAGCCTGTTATTATTGACATGTCTGAACCTGAAAAAGAAGCTATCTATAACAAACAGTATCGTATTAAAAATATAGTACAAAATGCTTCAGGAGACCTTGCATGATAAAAGATATTTTTATACCAAGCAAACTTGGATCATATTATATTTCTCATAAAAGAGTTGTATCTTTTAAGATCACGACAATAAGTGTGCATGCTACATTGTTTTCATTTGTAGGTAAGAAAATTACTATTGAAAATACGATGACTATAATATTACAAGATCAAACACCAGCAACACTTATAGCAGCGATTAAAAAAATTGGGTCAACAATTGGGACGTATGATGAAGTCGTAACTTCATTAACAAGTTCTGCTGTCATATGTAAAGAATTGGTTCTTCCTTTTATAGGTCGAGAAAAAATAAAAATGATTCTTGGTTATGAAATAGAGCCGCTTTTACCTTTTGCATTAGATGAAGCTGTTATAGACTTTATAGTTACGCAAGAAAATAAAGAAACGATGCAGACTACGATCTTGGTTGCTGCAATTCGTAAATCAGATCTTGATAATCAGGTAAGTTATTTTGAAAAAGCTGGTATTAAATTAGATAGTGTGACACTTGATATGTTTGCTTTGTATGATTTTTATAAAAATACAGCTCCTGTTGCTCAAAGTAGTTTGCTTGTAGTTGATTTTAGTGTTGATGCAATTGATATATTGTATATTCAGCAAGGAATTTTAAAATCAGTTCGATTGGTATCATATGGCCTTGTAACGATTATGAATAGAGTTGATCAAGCGACAACTTCTATCATGCAACATCGAATATTGGAAGGTCTTTTGCAGCACAATGCTCATGAAGAGCAAGATGTTATACATCATGATATTGCTCAAAAAATTATTATTGATTTTTGCAAACAGATTAATTTGTCGTTGTCTTTTTTTAAAAAACAGATTCCAAACTTTGTAACCCCATCAAAAATAATTTCTTTAGGCATTGGAACAGGTATTCCTGGATTTTTAGAACAAGTAAAAATTCATACCGACATTTCTGTTGAAATTTTTGATATTAAAAAAA
This genomic interval from Candidatus Chromulinivorax destructor contains the following:
- a CDS encoding secretin N-terminal domain-containing protein, which gives rise to MKKMNKFLMVSLLVVVTELLIAKDVLASMHETFGTEEMGQEEQESFESSFHQKNEIDQQQEQLLPEEIQSVPLRQPGADVVESVVFNFEDIDLKNVAQYMERVHKVKFITDDILDTNKKGPSLAGNKVSFRTNTPLTKQESWSLFITFLSMAGLDLVPMAQAGFYKIVPLPNASQEAIPTYIGPSPDILPDNDMIIRYVYFMQNGDPLKIQALISKFQGSTGSISIYKDLKALVFTDKSYNIKSLMTIVKEFDKPLPPQVMSVIKLKRANVEDVINLYKSLQPQNPAPQRAWSPDGKETYTEFFPSNVVLAQDKRTNTLILLGSQEAVDRIEKFIIKYIDIEASGDKPPVFVYYLEYTNAAEMQKTLTALVSYGSQTSAGQYGGVRDGQKYLQQMNIVADTHSNSLIINTNQEDYNAVADLIKQLDVPQKQIALEVLIVQITSINDKALGSQISGPNNDNTFLRNVSAQTSGIPPGTGIVTTAGGNGLAQSIKSSLASLLAGPIGEVGSTILTFGQPIWAVFKILKTISTTKILSNPFLVVSNNSKGFMKIGTSRRVVTGEVVSGGNTSASGYQSAEANLSLTIVPQVNDQKMINLAIAIENNQFVNPGPNNAVQDQKSITTMATVADGEVLVLGGIMADNTLGFAAGVPFFSNIPIFGWFFKSKNTSNRKNIFITFICPKIIDNITSQEDVQRYTRSKIEEAQDYLRIMNETQDAESGQDPLERAFFGKRETKADDLTVDRLATRGELVSAHENVKRTKKEFEKKKPSTSLKKTKIKNQPTTKPVIIDMSEPEKEAIYNKQYRIKNIVQNASGDLA
- the pilM gene encoding pilus assembly protein PilM, which encodes MIKDIFIPSKLGSYYISHKRVVSFKITTISVHATLFSFVGKKITIENTMTIILQDQTPATLIAAIKKIGSTIGTYDEVVTSLTSSAVICKELVLPFIGREKIKMILGYEIEPLLPFALDEAVIDFIVTQENKETMQTTILVAAIRKSDLDNQVSYFEKAGIKLDSVTLDMFALYDFYKNTAPVAQSSLLVVDFSVDAIDILYIQQGILKSVRLVSYGLVTIMNRVDQATTSIMQHRILEGLLQHNAHEEQDVIHHDIAQKIIIDFCKQINLSLSFFKKQIPNFVTPSKIISLGIGTGIPGFLEQVKIHTDISVEIFDIKKNITKSNIVVHKKSKIDAKHSASIMVGLSAAHYGDVNFLSYTLDAAKNSLLYKQLISVAIITCAAFAGIYFYSQYQLRIWDVEYNKSKKELITKLKEQMDVDTKGMKRVTDIVAAAQAKLEQAKKVCFSFSPSNHSFLRYLEELSSKIDRESLGLDLKKLSIHDKEVTLQGKVKDFDVIETFEEELMELKNFTLKSKLPGELAFTVVLQAQDTQDAQ